One genomic window of Macaca mulatta isolate MMU2019108-1 chromosome 8, T2T-MMU8v2.0, whole genome shotgun sequence includes the following:
- the PUF60 gene encoding poly(U)-binding-splicing factor PUF60 isoform X9, whose protein sequence is MATATIALGTDSIKMENGQSTAAKLGLPPLTPEQQEALQKAKKYAMEQSIKSVLVKQTIAHQQQQLTNLQMAAQRQRALAIMCRVYVGSIYYELGEDTIRQAFAPFGPIKSIDMSWDSVTMKHKGFAFVEYEVPEAAQLALEQMNSVMLGGRNIKVGRPSNIGQAQPIIDQLAEEARAFNRIYVASVHQDLSDDDIKSVFEAFGKIKSCTLARDPTTGKHKGYGFIEYEKAQSSQDAVSSMNLFDLGGQYLRVGKAVTPPMPLLTPATPGGLPPAAAVAAAAATAKITAQEAVAGAAVLGTLGTPGLVSPALTLAQPLGTLPQAVMAAQAPGVITGVTPARPPIPVTIPSVGVVNPILASPPTLGLLEPKKEKEEEELFPESERPEMLSEQEHMSISGSSARHMVMQKLLRKQESTVMVLRNMVDPKDIDDDLEGEVTEECGKFGAVNRVIIYQEKQGEEEDAEIIVKIFVEFSIASETHKAIQALNGRWFAGRKVVAEVYDQERFDNSDLSA, encoded by the exons GGCACAGACTCCATCAAGATGGAGAACGGGCAGAGCACAGCCGCCAAGCTGGGGCTGCCTCCCCTGACGCCTGAGCAGCAGGAGGCCCTTCAGAAG GCCAAGAAGTACGCCATGGAGCAGAGCATCAAGAGCGTGCTGGTGAAGCAGACCATCGcacaccagcagcagcagctcacCAACCTGCAG ATGGCGGCTCAGCGGCAGCGGGCGCTGGCCATCATGTGCCGTGTCTACGTGGGCTCCATCTACTACGAGCTGGGGGAGGACACCATCCGCCAGGCCTTTGCCCCCTTTGGTCCCATCAAGAGCATTGACATGTCCTGGGACTCTGTCACCATGAAGCACAAG GGTTTTGCCTTCGTGGAGTATGAGGTCCCTGAAGCTGCACAGCTGGCCTTGGAGCAGATGAACTCGGTGATGCTGGGGGGCAGGAATATCAAG GTGGGCAGACCCAGCAACATAGGGCAGGCCCAGCCCATCATAGACCAGCTGGCTGAGGAGGCACGGGCCTTCAACCGCATCTACGTGGCCTCTGTGCACCAGGACCTCTCAGACGATGACATTAAGAGTGTGTTTGAGGCCTTTGGCAAGATCAAGTCTTGCACACTGGCCCGGGACCCCACAACTGGCAAGCACAAGGGCTATGGCTTCATTG AGTACGAGAAGGCCCAGTCGTCCCAAGATGCTGTGTCCTCCATGAACCTCTTTGATCTCGGTGGCCAGTACTTGCGGGTGGGCAAGGCCGTCACACCGCCCATGCCCCTACTCACACCGGCCACGCCTGGAGGCCTCCCACCTGCCGCTGCTGTGGCAGCTGCTGCAGCCACTGCCAAGATCACAGCTCAG GAAGCAGTGGCCGGAGCAGCAGTGTTGGGTACCCTGGGCACACCTGGACTGGTGTCCCCAGCACTGACCCTGGCCCAGCCCCTGGGGACTTTGCCCCAGGCTGTCATGGCTGCCCAGGCACCTGGAGTCATCACAG GTGTGACCCCAGCCCGTCCTCCTATTCCGGTCACCATCCCCTCAGTGGGAGTGGTGAACCCCATCCTGGCCAGCCCTCCGACGCTGGGTCTCCTGGAGCccaagaaggagaaggaagaagaggagttgTTTCCCGAGTCAGAGCGGCCAGAGATGCTGAGCGAGCAGGAGCACATGAGCATCTCGGGCAGCAGCGCCCGCCACATGGTGATGCAGAAGCTGCTCCGCAAACAGGAG TCCACAGTGATGGTTCTGCGCAACATGGTGGACCCCAAGGACATCGATGATGACCTGGAAGGGGAGGTGACAGAGGAGTGTGGCAAGTTCGGGGCCGTGAACCGCGTCATCATCTACCAAGAGAAACAAGGCGAGGAGGAAGATGCGGAAATCATCGTCAAGATCTTTGTGGAGTTTTCCATAGCCTCCGAGACTCATAAGGCCATCCAGGCCCTCAATGGGCGCTGGTTTGCTGGCCGCAAGGTGGTGGCTGAAGTGTACGACCAGGAGCGTTTTGATAACAGTGACCTCTCTGCGTGA
- the PUF60 gene encoding poly(U)-binding-splicing factor PUF60 isoform X8, with protein sequence MENGQSTAAKLGLPPLTPEQQEALQKAKKYAMEQSIKSVLVKQTIAHQQQQLTNLQMAAVTMGFGDPLSPLQSMAAQRQRALAIMCRVYVGSIYYELGEDTIRQAFAPFGPIKSIDMSWDSVTMKHKGFAFVEYEVPEAAQLALEQMNSVMLGGRNIKVGRPSNIGQAQPIIDQLAEEARAFNRIYVASVHQDLSDDDIKSVFEAFGKIKSCTLARDPTTGKHKGYGFIEYEKAQSSQDAVSSMNLFDLGGQYLRVGKAVTPPMPLLTPATPGGLPPAAAVAAAAATAKITAQEAVAGAAVLGTLGTPGLVSPALTLAQPLGTLPQAVMAAQAPGVITGVTPARPPIPVTIPSVGVVNPILASPPTLGLLEPKKEKEEEELFPESERPEMLSEQEHMSISGSSARHMVMQKLLRKQESTVMVLRNMVDPKDIDDDLEGEVTEECGKFGAVNRVIIYQEKQGEEEDAEIIVKIFVEFSIASETHKAIQALNGRWFAGRKVVAEVYDQERFDNSDLSA encoded by the exons ATGGAGAACGGGCAGAGCACAGCCGCCAAGCTGGGGCTGCCTCCCCTGACGCCTGAGCAGCAGGAGGCCCTTCAGAAG GCCAAGAAGTACGCCATGGAGCAGAGCATCAAGAGCGTGCTGGTGAAGCAGACCATCGcacaccagcagcagcagctcacCAACCTGCAG ATGGCAGCAGTGACAATGGGCTTTGGAGATCCTCTCTCACCTTTGCAATCG ATGGCGGCTCAGCGGCAGCGGGCGCTGGCCATCATGTGCCGTGTCTACGTGGGCTCCATCTACTACGAGCTGGGGGAGGACACCATCCGCCAGGCCTTTGCCCCCTTTGGTCCCATCAAGAGCATTGACATGTCCTGGGACTCTGTCACCATGAAGCACAAG GGTTTTGCCTTCGTGGAGTATGAGGTCCCTGAAGCTGCACAGCTGGCCTTGGAGCAGATGAACTCGGTGATGCTGGGGGGCAGGAATATCAAG GTGGGCAGACCCAGCAACATAGGGCAGGCCCAGCCCATCATAGACCAGCTGGCTGAGGAGGCACGGGCCTTCAACCGCATCTACGTGGCCTCTGTGCACCAGGACCTCTCAGACGATGACATTAAGAGTGTGTTTGAGGCCTTTGGCAAGATCAAGTCTTGCACACTGGCCCGGGACCCCACAACTGGCAAGCACAAGGGCTATGGCTTCATTG AGTACGAGAAGGCCCAGTCGTCCCAAGATGCTGTGTCCTCCATGAACCTCTTTGATCTCGGTGGCCAGTACTTGCGGGTGGGCAAGGCCGTCACACCGCCCATGCCCCTACTCACACCGGCCACGCCTGGAGGCCTCCCACCTGCCGCTGCTGTGGCAGCTGCTGCAGCCACTGCCAAGATCACAGCTCAG GAAGCAGTGGCCGGAGCAGCAGTGTTGGGTACCCTGGGCACACCTGGACTGGTGTCCCCAGCACTGACCCTGGCCCAGCCCCTGGGGACTTTGCCCCAGGCTGTCATGGCTGCCCAGGCACCTGGAGTCATCACAG GTGTGACCCCAGCCCGTCCTCCTATTCCGGTCACCATCCCCTCAGTGGGAGTGGTGAACCCCATCCTGGCCAGCCCTCCGACGCTGGGTCTCCTGGAGCccaagaaggagaaggaagaagaggagttgTTTCCCGAGTCAGAGCGGCCAGAGATGCTGAGCGAGCAGGAGCACATGAGCATCTCGGGCAGCAGCGCCCGCCACATGGTGATGCAGAAGCTGCTCCGCAAACAGGAG TCCACAGTGATGGTTCTGCGCAACATGGTGGACCCCAAGGACATCGATGATGACCTGGAAGGGGAGGTGACAGAGGAGTGTGGCAAGTTCGGGGCCGTGAACCGCGTCATCATCTACCAAGAGAAACAAGGCGAGGAGGAAGATGCGGAAATCATCGTCAAGATCTTTGTGGAGTTTTCCATAGCCTCCGAGACTCATAAGGCCATCCAGGCCCTCAATGGGCGCTGGTTTGCTGGCCGCAAGGTGGTGGCTGAAGTGTACGACCAGGAGCGTTTTGATAACAGTGACCTCTCTGCGTGA
- the PUF60 gene encoding poly(U)-binding-splicing factor PUF60 isoform X4 encodes MATATIALVNGQQGGGSEPAAAAAAVVAAGDKWKPPQGTDSIKMENGQSTAAKLGLPPLTPEQQEALQKAKKYAMEQSIKSVLVKQTIAHQQQQLTNLQMAAVTMGFGDPLSPLQSMAAQRQRALAIMCRVYVGSIYYELGEDTIRQAFAPFGPIKSIDMSWDSVTMKHKGFAFVEYEVPEAAQLALEQMNSVMLGGRNIKVGRPSNIGQAQPIIDQLAEEARAFNRIYVASVHQDLSDDDIKSVFEAFGKIKSCTLARDPTTGKHKGYGFIEYEKAQSSQDAVSSMNLFDLGGQYLRVGKAVTPPMPLLTPATPGGLPPAAAVAAAAATAKITAQEAVAGAAVLGTLGTPGLVSPALTLAQPLGTLPQAVMAAQAPGVITGVTPARPPIPVTIPSVGVVNPILASPPTLGLLEPKKEKEEEELFPESERPEMLSEQEHMSISGSSARHMVMQKLLRKQESTVMVLRNMVDPKDIDDDLEGEVTEECGKFGAVNRVIIYQEKQGEEEDAEIIVKIFVEFSIASETHKAIQALNGRWFAGRKVVAEVYDQERFDNSDLSA; translated from the exons GTCAATGGCCAGCAAGGAGGGGGGTCCgagccggcggcggcggcggcggcagtgGTGGCAGCGGGAGACAAATGGAAACCGCCACAG GGCACAGACTCCATCAAGATGGAGAACGGGCAGAGCACAGCCGCCAAGCTGGGGCTGCCTCCCCTGACGCCTGAGCAGCAGGAGGCCCTTCAGAAG GCCAAGAAGTACGCCATGGAGCAGAGCATCAAGAGCGTGCTGGTGAAGCAGACCATCGcacaccagcagcagcagctcacCAACCTGCAG ATGGCAGCAGTGACAATGGGCTTTGGAGATCCTCTCTCACCTTTGCAATCG ATGGCGGCTCAGCGGCAGCGGGCGCTGGCCATCATGTGCCGTGTCTACGTGGGCTCCATCTACTACGAGCTGGGGGAGGACACCATCCGCCAGGCCTTTGCCCCCTTTGGTCCCATCAAGAGCATTGACATGTCCTGGGACTCTGTCACCATGAAGCACAAG GGTTTTGCCTTCGTGGAGTATGAGGTCCCTGAAGCTGCACAGCTGGCCTTGGAGCAGATGAACTCGGTGATGCTGGGGGGCAGGAATATCAAG GTGGGCAGACCCAGCAACATAGGGCAGGCCCAGCCCATCATAGACCAGCTGGCTGAGGAGGCACGGGCCTTCAACCGCATCTACGTGGCCTCTGTGCACCAGGACCTCTCAGACGATGACATTAAGAGTGTGTTTGAGGCCTTTGGCAAGATCAAGTCTTGCACACTGGCCCGGGACCCCACAACTGGCAAGCACAAGGGCTATGGCTTCATTG AGTACGAGAAGGCCCAGTCGTCCCAAGATGCTGTGTCCTCCATGAACCTCTTTGATCTCGGTGGCCAGTACTTGCGGGTGGGCAAGGCCGTCACACCGCCCATGCCCCTACTCACACCGGCCACGCCTGGAGGCCTCCCACCTGCCGCTGCTGTGGCAGCTGCTGCAGCCACTGCCAAGATCACAGCTCAG GAAGCAGTGGCCGGAGCAGCAGTGTTGGGTACCCTGGGCACACCTGGACTGGTGTCCCCAGCACTGACCCTGGCCCAGCCCCTGGGGACTTTGCCCCAGGCTGTCATGGCTGCCCAGGCACCTGGAGTCATCACAG GTGTGACCCCAGCCCGTCCTCCTATTCCGGTCACCATCCCCTCAGTGGGAGTGGTGAACCCCATCCTGGCCAGCCCTCCGACGCTGGGTCTCCTGGAGCccaagaaggagaaggaagaagaggagttgTTTCCCGAGTCAGAGCGGCCAGAGATGCTGAGCGAGCAGGAGCACATGAGCATCTCGGGCAGCAGCGCCCGCCACATGGTGATGCAGAAGCTGCTCCGCAAACAGGAG TCCACAGTGATGGTTCTGCGCAACATGGTGGACCCCAAGGACATCGATGATGACCTGGAAGGGGAGGTGACAGAGGAGTGTGGCAAGTTCGGGGCCGTGAACCGCGTCATCATCTACCAAGAGAAACAAGGCGAGGAGGAAGATGCGGAAATCATCGTCAAGATCTTTGTGGAGTTTTCCATAGCCTCCGAGACTCATAAGGCCATCCAGGCCCTCAATGGGCGCTGGTTTGCTGGCCGCAAGGTGGTGGCTGAAGTGTACGACCAGGAGCGTTTTGATAACAGTGACCTCTCTGCGTGA
- the PUF60 gene encoding poly(U)-binding-splicing factor PUF60 isoform X6 codes for MATATIALVNGQQGGGSEPAAAAAAVVAAGDKWKPPQGTDSIKMENGQSTAAKLGLPPLTPEQQEALQKAKKYAMEQSIKSVLVKQTIAHQQQQLTNLQMAAQRQRALAIMCRVYVGSIYYELGEDTIRQAFAPFGPIKSIDMSWDSVTMKHKGFAFVEYEVPEAAQLALEQMNSVMLGGRNIKVGRPSNIGQAQPIIDQLAEEARAFNRIYVASVHQDLSDDDIKSVFEAFGKIKSCTLARDPTTGKHKGYGFIEYEKAQSSQDAVSSMNLFDLGGQYLRVGKAVTPPMPLLTPATPGGLPPAAAVAAAAATAKITAQEAVAGAAVLGTLGTPGLVSPALTLAQPLGTLPQAVMAAQAPGVITGVTPARPPIPVTIPSVGVVNPILASPPTLGLLEPKKEKEEEELFPESERPEMLSEQEHMSISGSSARHMVMQKLLRKQESTVMVLRNMVDPKDIDDDLEGEVTEECGKFGAVNRVIIYQEKQGEEEDAEIIVKIFVEFSIASETHKAIQALNGRWFAGRKVVAEVYDQERFDNSDLSA; via the exons GTCAATGGCCAGCAAGGAGGGGGGTCCgagccggcggcggcggcggcggcagtgGTGGCAGCGGGAGACAAATGGAAACCGCCACAG GGCACAGACTCCATCAAGATGGAGAACGGGCAGAGCACAGCCGCCAAGCTGGGGCTGCCTCCCCTGACGCCTGAGCAGCAGGAGGCCCTTCAGAAG GCCAAGAAGTACGCCATGGAGCAGAGCATCAAGAGCGTGCTGGTGAAGCAGACCATCGcacaccagcagcagcagctcacCAACCTGCAG ATGGCGGCTCAGCGGCAGCGGGCGCTGGCCATCATGTGCCGTGTCTACGTGGGCTCCATCTACTACGAGCTGGGGGAGGACACCATCCGCCAGGCCTTTGCCCCCTTTGGTCCCATCAAGAGCATTGACATGTCCTGGGACTCTGTCACCATGAAGCACAAG GGTTTTGCCTTCGTGGAGTATGAGGTCCCTGAAGCTGCACAGCTGGCCTTGGAGCAGATGAACTCGGTGATGCTGGGGGGCAGGAATATCAAG GTGGGCAGACCCAGCAACATAGGGCAGGCCCAGCCCATCATAGACCAGCTGGCTGAGGAGGCACGGGCCTTCAACCGCATCTACGTGGCCTCTGTGCACCAGGACCTCTCAGACGATGACATTAAGAGTGTGTTTGAGGCCTTTGGCAAGATCAAGTCTTGCACACTGGCCCGGGACCCCACAACTGGCAAGCACAAGGGCTATGGCTTCATTG AGTACGAGAAGGCCCAGTCGTCCCAAGATGCTGTGTCCTCCATGAACCTCTTTGATCTCGGTGGCCAGTACTTGCGGGTGGGCAAGGCCGTCACACCGCCCATGCCCCTACTCACACCGGCCACGCCTGGAGGCCTCCCACCTGCCGCTGCTGTGGCAGCTGCTGCAGCCACTGCCAAGATCACAGCTCAG GAAGCAGTGGCCGGAGCAGCAGTGTTGGGTACCCTGGGCACACCTGGACTGGTGTCCCCAGCACTGACCCTGGCCCAGCCCCTGGGGACTTTGCCCCAGGCTGTCATGGCTGCCCAGGCACCTGGAGTCATCACAG GTGTGACCCCAGCCCGTCCTCCTATTCCGGTCACCATCCCCTCAGTGGGAGTGGTGAACCCCATCCTGGCCAGCCCTCCGACGCTGGGTCTCCTGGAGCccaagaaggagaaggaagaagaggagttgTTTCCCGAGTCAGAGCGGCCAGAGATGCTGAGCGAGCAGGAGCACATGAGCATCTCGGGCAGCAGCGCCCGCCACATGGTGATGCAGAAGCTGCTCCGCAAACAGGAG TCCACAGTGATGGTTCTGCGCAACATGGTGGACCCCAAGGACATCGATGATGACCTGGAAGGGGAGGTGACAGAGGAGTGTGGCAAGTTCGGGGCCGTGAACCGCGTCATCATCTACCAAGAGAAACAAGGCGAGGAGGAAGATGCGGAAATCATCGTCAAGATCTTTGTGGAGTTTTCCATAGCCTCCGAGACTCATAAGGCCATCCAGGCCCTCAATGGGCGCTGGTTTGCTGGCCGCAAGGTGGTGGCTGAAGTGTACGACCAGGAGCGTTTTGATAACAGTGACCTCTCTGCGTGA